A window from Balearica regulorum gibbericeps isolate bBalReg1 chromosome 1, bBalReg1.pri, whole genome shotgun sequence encodes these proteins:
- the LOC104630810 gene encoding regucalcin isoform X1 gives MSSSIKIESVVKEKNRMGECPVWEERENALIYVDINSQKVCRWSPLTNEVQSVSVDARVGSVALRQCGGYIIALGTRFAFLDWDTQIVTTILELEQDKPNNRFNDGKVDPKGRFFAGTMAEEMAPGVRARRQGALYTLFPDHSVIKQLDQVDISNGLDWSLDHRTFFHIDSLAYAVHAFSYDVHTGKIACPKLLYHLEKEEQMPDGMCIDAEGKLWVACIDGGRVIRIDPETGKRIQTVKLPTPRITSCCFGGKDYSEMYVTSAYDGLDEATLAKEPHAGEIFKITGLGVKGIPQNFYAA, from the exons ATGTCCTCCTCCATCAAAATTGAATCTGTCGTGAAGGAGAAGAACAGGATGGGAGAGTGCCCGGtctgggaagaaagggagaatgCACTCATCTATGTAGACATTAACTCACAGAAAGTTTGCCGCTGGAGCCCACTCACCAACGAGGTGCAGAGCGTGTCTGTGG ATGCCCGTGTCGGTTCGGTGGCATTGCGGCAGTGCGGGGGCTACATCATTGCCCTGGGGACCAGGTTTGCCTTTCTGGACTGGGATACCCAGATAGTCACCACCATCCTCGAGCTCGAACAGGATAAACCAAACAACAGGTTCAATGATGGGAAAGTGGATCCAAAGGGGAGGTTTTTTGCTG GTACAATGGCTGAAGAGATGGCACCGGGGGTCCGAGCGAGGCGTCAAGGTGCTCTCTATACCCTTTTCCCTGACCATTCGGTAATAAAACAGTTAGACCAGGTGGACATCTCCAATGGTCTGGACTGGTCCCTGGACCACAGGACCTTCTTTCATATCGACAGCCTGGCATATGCCGTGCATGCCTTCAGCTACGATGTGCACACTGGAAAGATCG cctgccccAAACTTTTGTACCATCTAGAAAAGGAGGAGCAAATGCCCGATGGGATGTGCATTGACGCAGAAGGGAAGCTCTGGGTGGCCTGTATTGATGGTGGGAGAGTCATTCGTATAGACCCAGAGACAG gaaaaagaATCCAAACTGTGAAGCTGCCTACTCCGAGGATCACCTCTTGCTGCTTTGGTGGAAAAGACTACTCAGAAATGTACGTGACTTCTGCATATGATGGCCTGGATGAGGCCACCTTAGCCAAGGAACCTCACGCGGGAGAGATTTTCAAG ataacAGGCCTGGGTGTAAAAGGGATCCCACAGAATTTCTATGCTGCTTGA
- the LOC104630810 gene encoding regucalcin isoform X2 has protein sequence MSSSIKIESVVKEKNRMGECPVWEERENALIYVDINSQKVCRWSPLTNEVQSVSVDARVGSVALRQCGGYIIALGTRFAFLDWDTQIVTTILELEQDKPNNRFNDGKVDPKGRFFAGTMAEEMAPGVRARRQACPKLLYHLEKEEQMPDGMCIDAEGKLWVACIDGGRVIRIDPETGKRIQTVKLPTPRITSCCFGGKDYSEMYVTSAYDGLDEATLAKEPHAGEIFKITGLGVKGIPQNFYAA, from the exons ATGTCCTCCTCCATCAAAATTGAATCTGTCGTGAAGGAGAAGAACAGGATGGGAGAGTGCCCGGtctgggaagaaagggagaatgCACTCATCTATGTAGACATTAACTCACAGAAAGTTTGCCGCTGGAGCCCACTCACCAACGAGGTGCAGAGCGTGTCTGTGG ATGCCCGTGTCGGTTCGGTGGCATTGCGGCAGTGCGGGGGCTACATCATTGCCCTGGGGACCAGGTTTGCCTTTCTGGACTGGGATACCCAGATAGTCACCACCATCCTCGAGCTCGAACAGGATAAACCAAACAACAGGTTCAATGATGGGAAAGTGGATCCAAAGGGGAGGTTTTTTGCTG GTACAATGGCTGAAGAGATGGCACCGGGGGTCCGAGCGAGGCGTCAAG cctgccccAAACTTTTGTACCATCTAGAAAAGGAGGAGCAAATGCCCGATGGGATGTGCATTGACGCAGAAGGGAAGCTCTGGGTGGCCTGTATTGATGGTGGGAGAGTCATTCGTATAGACCCAGAGACAG gaaaaagaATCCAAACTGTGAAGCTGCCTACTCCGAGGATCACCTCTTGCTGCTTTGGTGGAAAAGACTACTCAGAAATGTACGTGACTTCTGCATATGATGGCCTGGATGAGGCCACCTTAGCCAAGGAACCTCACGCGGGAGAGATTTTCAAG ataacAGGCCTGGGTGTAAAAGGGATCCCACAGAATTTCTATGCTGCTTGA